In one window of Candidatus Scalindua sp. DNA:
- a CDS encoding adenine phosphoribosyltransferase produces the protein MLKELVRDVPDFPKEGIIFKDITPLFRNPSSLKEIVDKISAHYVGKEIDVVVGAEARGFLIGPSVAMKLNAGFVPIRKPGKLPCETATMTYELEYGTDTLAIHKDAISKNDTVLMVDDLLATGGTMAASCALVESLGGKIAGCAFIIELDFLHGKKKLEKFDIFSLINY, from the coding sequence TTGTTAAAAGAGCTTGTACGTGACGTTCCGGATTTCCCCAAAGAGGGTATTATATTTAAGGATATAACACCACTGTTTCGCAATCCTTCAAGTTTAAAAGAGATTGTAGATAAAATTTCTGCCCACTATGTGGGAAAAGAGATTGATGTTGTAGTCGGAGCAGAGGCAAGGGGCTTTCTCATTGGGCCTTCAGTTGCGATGAAATTAAACGCTGGTTTTGTGCCGATACGAAAACCGGGAAAGCTCCCCTGTGAGACAGCAACTATGACGTATGAATTAGAATATGGCACTGATACGCTTGCGATACACAAAGACGCTATTTCAAAAAATGACACAGTGTTGATGGTTGATGATCTCTTGGCTACTGGTGGAACAATGGCGGCTTCTTGTGCTCTGGTAGAGTCACTTGGTGGTAAAATAGCGGGATGCGCCTTTATCATAGAACTCGATTTTTTACACGGGAAAAAGAAGTTGGAAAAATTTGATATTTTTTCCTTGATCAATTATTAG
- the rpsA gene encoding 30S ribosomal protein S1, which translates to MVNRNVLKEYDIAQEEIEKEFAKSIESYDFEKIEEVYNNSIKNFELGMILKGEILGIIGNDVVIDTGYKSEGIIPLSEFDSVEEVNKGDELEVVLESFEDDTGLIQLSKRKADRIRGWEKIVNVYKEGDVVTGKVIRKIKGGLLVDVGIPIFLPASQIDTKPPGEIADYIGSEVTCKILKIDEVQQNIIVSRRKLIEEERSKLKREFLESVEIGQVAKGVVKNIADFGAFIDLGGIDGLLHITDISWGRISHPSEMLAIGDEIEVKILEIDKVKEKVALGLKQKSENPWVKVEDRYPIGSTIKGQVVNIMSYGAFIKLETGIEGLVHISEMSWTRRINHPTEVVAIGDSVEAIVLNINKEKEEISLSIKQVEKNPWTLIEEKYPSGTKIMGKVRNLTNYGAFVEIEEGIDGLLHISDLSWSKKVTHPSEIVKKGDTIETIVLSVDKEKKRVSLGYKQLKEDPWKKEIPEKYAVGDIVKCKVAKITDFGAFLDLGDGLEGLLHISELSDKKVTDIEKILSIGDDLEVRIIKMEADARKIGLSLKGVKNVIGEAGKAEEVQTETQVSEDSVDEGKNDNQEKEG; encoded by the coding sequence ATGGTTAATAGAAATGTCTTAAAGGAATACGATATTGCACAGGAAGAGATAGAAAAGGAATTTGCGAAATCAATTGAGAGTTATGATTTCGAAAAGATTGAGGAAGTATATAACAACTCAATCAAAAATTTCGAATTGGGCATGATATTAAAGGGTGAGATCCTGGGTATTATCGGGAATGATGTCGTAATTGATACTGGGTATAAGTCTGAGGGTATCATTCCGCTTTCCGAGTTTGACAGTGTGGAGGAGGTAAATAAGGGGGATGAGCTGGAGGTGGTATTGGAATCATTTGAGGACGATACCGGCCTGATACAGCTCTCAAAGCGAAAAGCAGACCGTATACGTGGATGGGAAAAAATTGTAAATGTCTATAAAGAAGGGGATGTTGTTACCGGGAAGGTTATAAGAAAAATAAAAGGAGGATTGCTTGTAGATGTCGGCATACCCATATTCTTGCCGGCTTCACAGATAGACACGAAACCGCCAGGTGAGATTGCTGACTATATTGGCAGTGAAGTGACCTGTAAAATACTGAAGATTGATGAGGTTCAGCAGAATATCATTGTGTCTCGCAGAAAACTGATTGAGGAAGAGCGAAGTAAACTGAAACGGGAGTTCCTGGAAAGCGTAGAGATTGGTCAGGTTGCCAAGGGAGTAGTAAAAAATATTGCCGATTTTGGTGCCTTTATCGATCTTGGTGGAATTGACGGGCTGCTCCATATTACAGATATCAGCTGGGGAAGAATCAGTCACCCTTCTGAAATGCTCGCAATCGGTGATGAAATAGAGGTAAAGATACTCGAAATTGATAAAGTAAAAGAAAAAGTTGCACTAGGGTTAAAGCAGAAATCCGAGAATCCGTGGGTCAAGGTGGAAGATCGATACCCGATTGGATCTACAATTAAGGGTCAGGTTGTTAACATTATGTCCTACGGTGCCTTTATTAAGTTGGAAACCGGTATTGAAGGTCTGGTTCATATCTCTGAAATGTCCTGGACGAGACGTATCAACCATCCTACCGAAGTTGTTGCTATTGGTGATTCGGTTGAAGCTATTGTCTTAAACATAAACAAGGAAAAGGAAGAGATTTCTTTAAGCATTAAACAGGTTGAAAAAAATCCCTGGACCCTTATCGAAGAGAAATATCCATCAGGAACCAAGATAATGGGAAAGGTGAGAAATCTGACAAATTATGGTGCCTTTGTCGAGATTGAAGAAGGTATAGACGGTCTGCTTCATATATCAGATTTATCCTGGTCCAAGAAGGTTACCCATCCTTCGGAAATTGTGAAAAAAGGTGATACTATTGAGACGATTGTCCTCTCTGTTGACAAAGAGAAGAAAAGGGTCTCTTTAGGTTATAAGCAACTGAAAGAAGATCCCTGGAAGAAAGAGATTCCTGAAAAATATGCTGTGGGAGACATTGTAAAATGCAAGGTTGCCAAGATTACCGATTTTGGTGCATTCCTGGATTTGGGTGATGGCCTGGAAGGGTTATTGCATATTTCAGAGCTTTCTGACAAGAAGGTAACCGATATCGAAAAAATTCTTTCTATTGGTGATGATCTAGAGGTCAGGATTATCAAGATGGAGGCAGATGCCAGAAAGATTGGTCTGAGTCTCAAGGGTGTTAAAAACGTAATTGGTGAGGCAGGGAAAGCTGAGGAAGTACAAACTGAAACACAAGTCTCGGAAGATTCAGTTGATGAGGGAAAAAACGATAATCAAGAAAAGGAAGGGTGA
- the cmk gene encoding (d)CMP kinase, which translates to MVVVIDGPAGSGKSTVAKMLSERLSFRYLDSGAMYRALTWKAAEEGVDFHDDKGLCKLMSGTCIRIESTKNGFETYVDDVNVSREIRLPFVTKNVHYVSNIGFVREKMVEHQRRFAEGENIVAEGRDMASVVFPDADMKIYLDADITVRAERRHSELASLNGTSKLFTVAEDLRQRDHKDMTRGVAPLKQVDDAFYLDTTRLTIEEVVRILIEEIGKIPK; encoded by the coding sequence GTGGTCGTTGTAATTGATGGGCCTGCTGGGTCTGGAAAAAGTACTGTAGCAAAGATGCTGTCTGAACGGCTCTCTTTCAGATATCTTGATAGCGGCGCGATGTACAGGGCCCTTACATGGAAAGCGGCTGAAGAAGGAGTTGATTTCCATGATGATAAAGGGCTTTGTAAATTGATGAGTGGAACCTGCATAAGAATAGAAAGCACGAAAAATGGATTTGAGACATATGTAGACGATGTTAATGTCAGCAGGGAGATACGGCTGCCATTCGTAACAAAGAATGTACATTATGTTTCAAATATCGGGTTTGTTCGTGAAAAGATGGTTGAGCACCAGAGACGTTTTGCTGAAGGTGAGAATATTGTAGCCGAAGGAAGGGACATGGCTTCGGTGGTTTTTCCAGACGCAGATATGAAGATTTATCTCGATGCGGATATTACCGTAAGGGCAGAACGGCGTCATTCCGAACTGGCGAGTCTTAACGGGACAAGCAAACTTTTTACAGTGGCCGAAGACCTCAGGCAGAGGGACCATAAAGATATGACGAGGGGTGTGGCGCCTTTAAAACAGGTCGATGACGCCTTTTATCTTGATACGACACGCTTAACAATAGAAGAAGTTGTCAGAATCTTAATTGAAGAAATTGGAAAGATTCCGAAATAA
- a CDS encoding phospholipase D-like domain-containing protein, which yields MRHLEKLMVFACIIPVFFALPGVRGAYSLPADDVILLIDNEYYPEVHQALNKARKSIVCVMFLAKLDPKHSGGDEHQLVLDLINAHKRGVNVQVIFDQNIMFWEKGRKKGALERKSEYAYDLLATNGVPVFYDGEREVTHSKVLVIDEYITIIGSTNWTYSALRKNHEASVLIKSTSVARAFTRKLARIKKCR from the coding sequence ATGAGACATCTTGAAAAACTTATGGTTTTCGCATGTATTATTCCGGTTTTTTTTGCATTACCCGGCGTAAGAGGTGCATATTCTCTGCCTGCTGATGATGTGATACTTCTTATTGACAATGAGTATTACCCGGAAGTCCACCAGGCCTTAAACAAGGCCAGGAAATCGATAGTATGTGTTATGTTTCTTGCAAAGCTTGACCCAAAGCATTCCGGTGGTGATGAACATCAATTAGTTCTTGATCTGATCAATGCGCATAAAAGAGGGGTGAATGTACAGGTAATATTTGATCAGAATATCATGTTCTGGGAAAAGGGGAGAAAAAAAGGTGCGTTGGAGAGAAAAAGCGAATATGCGTATGATCTCCTGGCTACAAACGGTGTTCCCGTTTTCTATGATGGTGAAAGAGAGGTGACCCATAGTAAAGTGCTCGTTATTGATGAATATATTACCATAATTGGAAGTACTAACTGGACTTACAGTGCGTTAAGAAAGAATCATGAGGCATCAGTATTAATAAAATCTACAAGTGTTGCGCGTGCTTTTACGAGAAAATTGGCGAGAATAAAAAAGTGCCGTTAA
- the mtaB gene encoding tRNA (N(6)-L-threonylcarbamoyladenosine(37)-C(2))-methylthiotransferase MtaB, producing MKKCAFITLGCKVNQYETQALREAIISHGYEEVSSGTPADLYVVNTCTVTSASDEKSRQQIMRVIRRNPDAKVVVTGCSAEVNRDEIRGIDGVDGVFGKGQDRKIVDFVKSRFVLPGNPRSVSGDLLAPQADTVRREKSRFPLNISRFEGHTRAFLKIEDGCDNFCSYCIIPSVRGEIRSKKIEDVILEAERVVQNGYKEIVLTGIHLGAYGKESGYQRTILDVLDKLQDISGLMRIRLSSMEVNEVTDNLIDMVANSEKICPHFHLPLQSGDDGILKSMNRRYDTFRYLDTVDKIRGKIDLPAISTDVMVGYPGEEVDQFENTRRFCEQVCFSRTHIFSFSPRDGTPAAGMPDRCTSAELKKRKKELELVAVDSSMHYKSLFLGRSMGVLVEKNKERETGELCGYSDRYLRVVFDGSDELMNTIVDVEVEKVLPDALFSKISLRDTKEIQNETS from the coding sequence ATGAAGAAATGTGCCTTTATTACGCTGGGGTGTAAGGTGAACCAATACGAGACACAGGCTCTCAGGGAGGCCATCATTTCGCATGGATATGAAGAGGTATCATCGGGTACTCCTGCAGACCTCTATGTGGTAAATACCTGCACGGTGACATCTGCGAGTGATGAAAAATCCCGGCAGCAGATAATGAGGGTAATAAGAAGAAACCCCGACGCCAAAGTAGTTGTTACCGGCTGCTCTGCCGAGGTGAACAGAGATGAAATAAGAGGAATTGACGGGGTTGACGGAGTCTTTGGGAAAGGGCAGGATAGGAAGATAGTAGATTTTGTGAAGAGCCGATTTGTGCTGCCAGGTAATCCGCGATCTGTTTCAGGTGATCTTTTAGCACCTCAGGCTGACACTGTGCGGAGAGAAAAATCCAGATTTCCCTTAAACATCAGTAGGTTTGAGGGGCATACAAGGGCTTTTTTAAAGATTGAAGATGGGTGTGATAACTTCTGCTCGTATTGCATAATTCCCTCTGTGAGGGGTGAGATCAGGAGTAAGAAAATAGAGGATGTTATTCTTGAAGCGGAAAGAGTAGTCCAGAATGGTTATAAGGAAATCGTGCTTACGGGGATTCATCTGGGTGCATATGGTAAAGAAAGCGGTTATCAGCGGACTATTTTAGATGTTTTAGATAAATTGCAGGATATATCCGGATTGATGAGAATAAGATTGAGCTCAATGGAAGTGAATGAAGTTACGGATAATTTAATTGATATGGTCGCAAATTCAGAGAAAATATGTCCTCACTTTCATCTGCCGTTACAGAGTGGAGATGATGGCATATTGAAAAGTATGAATAGAAGGTACGATACCTTCCGGTACCTTGATACGGTGGATAAAATACGTGGTAAGATAGATTTGCCGGCTATATCTACCGACGTGATGGTGGGGTATCCCGGTGAGGAGGTTGATCAGTTTGAAAATACCCGAAGGTTTTGTGAGCAGGTTTGTTTCAGCAGGACGCATATTTTTTCTTTTAGCCCCCGTGATGGTACGCCTGCTGCCGGGATGCCGGACCGATGCACATCTGCTGAATTAAAGAAAAGAAAAAAGGAGCTTGAGCTGGTAGCTGTCGATTCTTCCATGCACTATAAGTCTCTGTTTCTGGGAAGAAGCATGGGCGTACTTGTAGAAAAGAACAAAGAGCGGGAAACGGGGGAATTATGCGGATATTCGGATAGATACCTCAGGGTAGTATTCGATGGTTCTGACGAACTCATGAACACCATTGTGGATGTTGAAGTAGAAAAAGTCCTGCCTGACGCTCTTTTTTCGAAAATTTCTCTCCGAGATACAAAAGAGATACAAAATGAGACATCTTGA
- a CDS encoding NUDIX hydrolase — MTIKKKERVYNNLFKVDKAILQHEKFNGTMSKEIVRLNFNRGNTVAVLLYNPTTESVILVKQFRYPAYVDNGPGWLIECVAGIIDNGEISVAKKEVLEETGFKVDALLYLTQIYPSPGGCSEKISLYLAYVGADDKVKEGNYMGVGNEDICIVEVPLEKALDMIKSGEICDAKTIISLFFLRDRVGACPNETIH; from the coding sequence GTGACTATAAAAAAAAAAGAAAGAGTCTACAATAACCTCTTCAAGGTTGACAAGGCCATCCTTCAACACGAGAAATTTAATGGTACCATGAGTAAGGAGATAGTGAGATTAAATTTCAACAGGGGCAACACCGTAGCAGTCTTACTCTATAATCCGACAACCGAATCCGTCATACTCGTCAAGCAATTTCGCTATCCCGCTTACGTGGACAACGGTCCGGGGTGGCTCATCGAATGTGTTGCCGGAATAATAGACAATGGTGAAATATCTGTAGCAAAAAAGGAGGTGTTAGAAGAAACAGGATTCAAGGTTGATGCGTTACTATATTTAACACAGATTTACCCGAGCCCGGGAGGCTGCTCTGAAAAAATCAGCCTCTATCTTGCGTATGTAGGAGCTGATGACAAGGTCAAAGAGGGAAACTACATGGGTGTTGGAAATGAAGATATCTGTATAGTGGAAGTGCCTCTTGAAAAAGCACTTGATATGATTAAGAGCGGAGAAATCTGTGATGCGAAAACCATTATCAGCCTCTTTTTCCTTCGTGATAGAGTTGGGGCATGCCCGAATGAAACCATTCATTAG
- a CDS encoding cysteine hydrolase, whose translation MDPRGTLYVPGAVDIRGNLKKLFDFAKEHKIRILSSVDAHSIGDKEFQHFPAHCVKETRGIEKIDITKCDDFIVIENIKQRIPLSLLNPQQIIIEKQSLDIFDNINTETIINTLNAESYVIFGVATDYCIKAAALALHKRNHTVSLVTDAVKAMTPGGKKEALTEMKDAGIIFITTESILEENYQ comes from the coding sequence ATGGACCCCCGGGGAACTCTTTATGTCCCTGGCGCTGTGGACATAAGAGGCAATCTTAAAAAACTTTTCGATTTTGCGAAAGAACACAAAATCAGGATCCTCTCCTCAGTTGACGCTCATAGTATCGGGGACAAGGAGTTTCAGCATTTCCCTGCCCATTGTGTAAAAGAGACCAGGGGTATTGAAAAAATCGATATCACGAAATGTGACGATTTCATTGTTATTGAAAACATCAAACAACGCATTCCTCTCTCTCTCTTGAACCCGCAGCAGATAATTATAGAAAAGCAATCACTGGACATATTTGATAATATCAATACAGAAACTATCATTAACACCCTGAATGCCGAGAGTTACGTGATATTTGGTGTGGCAACAGACTATTGCATCAAGGCTGCCGCACTTGCTCTTCACAAACGGAATCACACCGTTTCGCTGGTCACCGATGCGGTAAAAGCAATGACACCAGGAGGGAAAAAAGAGGCTTTAACCGAAATGAAGGATGCTGGCATTATTTTTATAACCACAGAGAGTATTTTAGAGGAGAATTACCAGTAA
- the rpsU gene encoding 30S ribosomal protein S21 codes for MAKVQISENESLREAVRRFKKMCDKEGIINASKRYAYYEKPSDRRRREANRRIKNIKKAQDELF; via the coding sequence ATGGCCAAGGTTCAAATTTCCGAAAATGAGAGTTTACGCGAAGCGGTGAGAAGATTCAAGAAAATGTGCGATAAGGAAGGCATTATCAATGCATCGAAGCGCTATGCCTACTATGAAAAGCCTTCAGACAGGCGCCGCCGTGAAGCAAACAGGAGAATAAAGAACATTAAAAAGGCACAAGATGAGCTTTTCTAA
- a CDS encoding TIGR01212 family radical SAM protein (This family includes YhcC from E. coli K-12, an uncharacterized radical SAM protein.) produces MTVPITQKPWIKTHRYYPFRYFLRELYPFKVHKISLHAGFTCPNRDGLAGSGGCTYCDNESFSPNVKKEALTITEQVENGVQFLKRRYGAEKFIAYFQSFTNTYADVKTLKTRYDEALLHKDIIGISIGTRPDCITDDALNLIDSYTEKYHVWIEYGLQSIHDRTLQLVNRGHSYKEFEDAIGRTKQKSNIKICAHVILGLPGEDWEDMMETAEALSTLDIDGLKLHHLYVARNTSMANDFFTGNIKTMNMEEYVSTACDFLERIPPGVVIQRLVGDTHGGTLLSPLWHVSKNEVLSAITDELRRRNTYQGIRCIPCSAK; encoded by the coding sequence ATGACTGTACCTATAACTCAAAAACCGTGGATAAAGACGCACCGGTATTATCCATTTCGTTATTTTTTGAGAGAACTGTACCCTTTCAAAGTACACAAAATCTCTCTCCATGCCGGTTTCACATGCCCTAACAGGGACGGACTGGCAGGCTCAGGAGGCTGCACGTATTGTGACAATGAAAGTTTCAGTCCAAATGTCAAGAAAGAAGCCCTGACCATAACGGAACAGGTAGAAAATGGTGTTCAGTTTTTAAAGAGAAGATACGGTGCGGAAAAGTTTATTGCCTATTTTCAGTCATTCACAAATACCTATGCAGATGTCAAAACCTTAAAAACCCGTTATGATGAGGCATTGCTCCACAAAGACATCATTGGAATTTCAATTGGTACAAGGCCCGATTGTATTACCGATGATGCGCTGAATCTCATAGATAGCTATACAGAAAAGTATCATGTATGGATTGAATATGGTTTACAGTCAATCCATGACCGTACATTGCAGCTGGTGAATCGTGGACACAGTTACAAGGAATTTGAAGATGCCATAGGGCGTACAAAGCAGAAGTCAAACATAAAAATCTGTGCGCACGTTATTCTTGGCCTCCCTGGTGAGGATTGGGAAGATATGATGGAGACAGCAGAGGCACTCTCTACCCTTGACATTGATGGCCTTAAGCTCCACCATCTTTATGTCGCCAGAAACACCTCAATGGCAAATGATTTTTTTACGGGTAACATCAAGACCATGAACATGGAAGAATATGTCTCTACCGCATGTGACTTCCTTGAAAGGATCCCGCCCGGGGTAGTCATCCAGAGGTTGGTCGGTGATACCCACGGAGGCACGTTACTCTCACCTCTCTGGCACGTGAGTAAAAACGAGGTTCTTTCCGCAATTACGGACGAATTAAGACGCCGAAATACTTATCAGGGTATAAGATGTATCCCCTGCAGTGCAAAATGA
- a CDS encoding DUF799 domain-containing protein: MSLWKILSGFMIVIAFSSLMTGCSSSNRRTTGDENFFLDEEGVSDHGKKNTIDRIYQIDPGDKEFEILDTFYKNPPKKVAILPFDNLVGGNYILNEVPIPRFNKDKESDWNWTYANRLRRFFFGHFAAREFEDVELMYVDKVLNALNIKTPNDLYNTTPQELGRILGADALIYGKITDYKNSYYTLFAQIRIGLHIKCISTVDGSIFFEGEHKRYDNDIRIATNPLDFVIASFQNYMSLRDVYAARASEEVARELVLRIPLVESFIQEEDRRINNLIRTKFTALPETNQEVLSQVNGNITLETDDKSRE, from the coding sequence ATGTCTTTGTGGAAGATATTGAGTGGTTTTATGATCGTAATTGCTTTTTCATCTTTGATGACGGGGTGTTCTTCCAGTAACCGGCGGACAACGGGAGATGAGAACTTCTTTCTGGATGAAGAGGGTGTTTCAGATCATGGGAAAAAAAATACGATAGATAGGATTTATCAAATCGATCCAGGAGATAAGGAATTTGAGATTTTGGATACATTTTACAAAAACCCTCCTAAAAAAGTGGCTATTCTGCCATTTGATAACCTGGTAGGGGGGAACTATATCTTAAATGAGGTTCCCATCCCCAGGTTTAATAAAGATAAAGAGAGTGACTGGAACTGGACATATGCAAATAGATTACGAAGGTTTTTCTTTGGCCATTTCGCGGCCCGTGAATTTGAAGATGTAGAACTCATGTATGTCGATAAAGTATTAAACGCTCTCAATATCAAGACCCCTAATGATTTGTACAACACTACGCCCCAGGAGTTGGGCAGAATACTCGGGGCCGATGCACTGATTTATGGAAAGATCACGGATTATAAGAACTCGTATTACACACTTTTTGCCCAGATCAGGATAGGTTTACATATTAAGTGTATATCTACGGTAGACGGAAGTATCTTTTTTGAGGGTGAGCATAAACGATATGATAATGATATCCGTATAGCAACAAATCCACTTGATTTTGTCATTGCGTCGTTTCAGAACTATATGAGTCTGAGAGATGTCTATGCTGCCCGGGCAAGTGAAGAAGTTGCCCGTGAGCTGGTCTTGAGGATCCCCCTGGTGGAGTCGTTCATCCAGGAGGAAGATCGCAGGATTAACAATTTAATCAGGACTAAGTTTACGGCTTTGCCGGAAACCAATCAGGAGGTACTTAGTCAAGTCAATGGTAATATCACCCTCGAAACAGATGATAAAAGCAGGGAATGA
- a CDS encoding peptide chain release factor-like protein — translation MERYSIDLRNLRKEVEIDCFKSSGPGGQHKNKTMSCVRLLHKPTGIRIIATESRSQIRNRELALKRLQVKLLELNIEEKERIPTKEPRYVKQHVHQSKRKRSVKKKLRKKIEDSE, via the coding sequence ATGGAAAGATACTCAATTGATTTAAGAAATCTGAGGAAAGAGGTGGAGATAGATTGTTTCAAGAGCTCCGGACCGGGCGGGCAGCATAAGAACAAGACTATGTCCTGCGTAAGGTTGCTGCATAAACCAACGGGTATCAGGATAATTGCAACAGAGTCACGCTCACAGATAAGAAACAGAGAGCTTGCCCTCAAGAGACTGCAGGTAAAATTGTTAGAGCTGAATATTGAGGAGAAAGAGCGGATTCCAACAAAAGAACCCCGCTACGTTAAACAGCACGTGCATCAGAGCAAGAGGAAAAGATCTGTGAAGAAAAAACTCCGGAAGAAGATTGAAGATAGTGAATGA
- a CDS encoding peptidylprolyl isomerase, with translation MPKAIMKTEKGTINLELFENDAPETVKNFINLSKKGFYDGLTFHRVIPNFMIQGGCPDGTGMGGPGYKIKCEINTQLHTPGTLSMAHAGKDTGGSQFFITHVDTPHLDGVHTVFGRTRDMDVVNQIQVGDTIESVTIED, from the coding sequence ATGCCAAAGGCTATTATGAAAACGGAAAAAGGTACCATCAATTTAGAGCTTTTTGAAAACGATGCCCCTGAAACTGTAAAAAATTTTATCAATCTGTCAAAGAAGGGATTCTATGACGGATTAACCTTCCACCGGGTAATTCCAAATTTCATGATCCAGGGAGGCTGCCCTGACGGAACGGGTATGGGAGGACCAGGCTACAAGATCAAATGTGAAATCAATACACAGCTGCATACTCCCGGCACACTCTCGATGGCGCATGCGGGCAAAGATACAGGGGGAAGTCAGTTCTTCATCACGCATGTCGACACACCTCACCTTGATGGAGTTCATACTGTCTTCGGACGTACCCGGGATATGGATGTTGTCAATCAGATTCAAGTTGGAGATACGATAGAATCGGTAACCATTGAAGATTGA
- a CDS encoding VanZ family protein, whose protein sequence is MIRITTRKKILALVTLFVLLLVLQQTIDFGGDSRIARGIQNGAHGPWFACVTYLIWRLISVIPTRSMGDFPALLFTLLLAGFLASATEYFQLFTGRQPSWEDFFLDMSGALASVHLIAWYRYSFLNARKAFFLAGVVLLALSQYPLVIATTITGYVYAVQPRLLGFDWFLDYVTMSTESDVEIVDAPCSWSAYRDRKVLKIRFADQTWPGISLKEPLPDWSSYSHLVVELFNDSQQGLPLNISVRPRIQSRHREHHSTENFYQGFQLSPGVNSLRVPIDDFLPQRNIVDWRVRYLVIYTLEPFAGRTVYIGEVRLE, encoded by the coding sequence ATGATCAGGATAACAACCAGGAAGAAGATCCTTGCCCTTGTAACCCTCTTTGTTCTGCTGCTTGTTTTGCAGCAGACCATTGATTTCGGTGGGGACAGCCGTATAGCACGGGGTATCCAGAATGGGGCGCATGGTCCCTGGTTTGCCTGCGTAACCTATCTCATCTGGCGTCTTATCTCAGTTATCCCCACAAGAAGTATGGGGGATTTTCCGGCGCTGTTATTCACTCTTCTCCTGGCTGGATTTCTTGCTTCAGCTACTGAGTATTTTCAGCTGTTCACCGGGCGGCAGCCAAGCTGGGAAGACTTTTTTCTCGATATGTCCGGTGCACTTGCATCGGTACACCTCATTGCCTGGTACCGGTATTCTTTCCTGAATGCCCGCAAAGCATTTTTCCTGGCCGGAGTGGTTCTCCTTGCACTTTCCCAATATCCCTTAGTCATCGCTACGACAATTACGGGGTATGTGTATGCTGTGCAGCCGCGTCTGTTAGGCTTTGACTGGTTTCTGGATTACGTTACCATGTCAACAGAGAGCGACGTCGAGATTGTTGATGCCCCCTGCAGCTGGTCAGCGTACCGGGATAGGAAGGTTCTGAAGATCAGGTTTGCAGATCAAACCTGGCCTGGTATCAGCCTGAAGGAGCCTCTACCGGACTGGAGTTCTTATTCACACCTTGTGGTAGAGCTCTTTAACGACTCACAACAGGGTCTGCCGCTGAACATAAGCGTGAGACCCCGCATTCAATCCCGTCACCGTGAGCATCACAGTACCGAAAATTTCTATCAGGGATTTCAATTGAGTCCCGGTGTTAATTCTCTGCGGGTCCCAATCGATGATTTCCTTCCGCAACGAAATATCGTTGACTGGCGTGTACGGTATCTTGTTATCTACACGCTTGAACCCTTTGCAGGGAGAACGGTCTATATTGGGGAAGTGCGCCTGGAATAA